Proteins from a single region of Caloramator sp. E03:
- a CDS encoding DMT family transporter yields the protein MDKKRVRSNFLLLLAATIWGFAFVAQRIGSQYVGALTFNGIRFGLGCISLIPLILYYNKKNNADTLLVDRKSIIPGIIVGTVLYIAVTLQQVGIIYTTAGKASFITGLYMVIVPIIGVILKQKIEINSWIGVGFATIGLYLLCINENFNINYGDLLIIISAFLWAIHILIIDYFLKKVEPLKLSFLQFAVCSIFSIITAAIFEDITIKGISNAIVPILYGGILSVGVAYTLQVVAQKYAKPSHAVIILSMESVMGALGGVLILGERMSNRGYIGCLLIFIAILISQIKLSPKQ from the coding sequence ATGGATAAAAAAAGAGTACGTTCTAATTTCTTATTGCTACTTGCCGCAACAATATGGGGATTTGCATTTGTTGCCCAAAGGATTGGCTCACAATATGTAGGAGCCTTAACTTTTAATGGAATAAGGTTTGGGCTTGGATGTATTTCTCTTATACCTTTAATCCTTTATTATAATAAAAAAAATAACGCTGATACCTTATTAGTAGACAGAAAGTCAATTATTCCTGGAATAATAGTTGGTACTGTACTTTATATAGCCGTAACGTTACAACAGGTTGGAATTATTTATACAACTGCTGGAAAAGCAAGCTTTATTACAGGGCTCTATATGGTTATTGTACCAATTATTGGAGTAATATTAAAACAAAAAATTGAAATAAATTCATGGATTGGAGTAGGCTTTGCAACTATAGGGCTTTATCTTCTTTGTATAAATGAAAACTTTAATATAAATTATGGGGATTTGCTTATAATAATAAGTGCTTTTCTTTGGGCTATTCACATTTTAATCATAGATTATTTTTTGAAAAAGGTTGAGCCTTTAAAATTATCATTTCTTCAGTTTGCCGTATGCTCTATATTTAGTATAATAACAGCAGCTATATTTGAAGATATAACTATTAAAGGAATATCAAATGCAATAGTTCCTATTTTATATGGAGGTATTTTATCTGTTGGAGTTGCATATACCTTGCAAGTAGTAGCCCAAAAATATGCCAAGCCTTCCCATGCAGTTATAATTTTAAGTATGGAATCGGTAATGGGTGCATTAGGTGGCGTACTCATACTTGGTGAGAGAATGAGCAATAGAGGATATATAGGGTGCCTTCTTATATTTATAGCTATACTAATATCCCAAATAAAGCTATCACCAAAACAGTAA
- a CDS encoding M28 family metallopeptidase — MKRKTFYFTIIIFIFIFFNTFAESFNSENIYNTIKILSSDKYRGRLAGDKGNYLAAQYIANCFKKIGLDPLGDNGTFYQGFELIVPLLNGECSFKVLDTNGNIVKKYEYGKDFKELIYGASVSGEIIGKIKLMDKPGTIAIVEKGYSENSYQYNEDLMLKKSGIKAVIYPTNMDFRFRSPYKLQKLYNDGLIKIMVSKNLINEIIRYSSLGYNFEIKSPVQIKKVTVQNVIGMIKGKDESLPPVILSAHFDHVGFDADNIIYPGAFDNASGTALLIEFARILKSLKDNKRTIIFAAFNGEEEGLLGSKYFVEHCPIDIKGAQCINFDMVGSKDKIPLSILSLENSNRFVLDIYKIISPLSKVEIIYNDNSDHASFCKIGVDSVTLIHDNISKIHTPKDTIENVDIDRIKEVYDVAEAFLKSKDVIMVSAQSNNQYFLYRKVIIILGAIILSLSFILYFKRRNL, encoded by the coding sequence ATGAAAAGAAAGACATTCTACTTTACAATAATAATTTTTATTTTTATTTTTTTTAATACCTTTGCAGAAAGCTTTAATTCAGAAAACATATACAATACCATAAAGATACTTTCAAGCGATAAGTATAGAGGAAGGCTTGCAGGCGATAAGGGAAACTACCTTGCAGCACAATATATCGCAAATTGTTTTAAAAAAATAGGATTAGATCCTTTGGGAGATAATGGTACTTTCTATCAAGGTTTTGAATTAATCGTTCCTTTATTAAATGGTGAATGTAGCTTTAAAGTTTTAGACACAAATGGAAATATAGTGAAAAAATATGAATATGGTAAGGATTTTAAGGAGTTAATTTACGGTGCCTCAGTTTCAGGTGAAATAATTGGTAAGATAAAATTAATGGATAAACCTGGAACAATCGCAATAGTTGAAAAAGGCTATAGTGAAAACTCCTATCAATATAATGAAGACCTAATGCTTAAAAAAAGCGGTATAAAGGCCGTTATCTATCCAACTAACATGGATTTTCGCTTTAGATCACCATATAAACTTCAAAAGCTTTATAATGACGGACTTATTAAAATAATGGTTTCTAAAAATTTAATAAACGAGATTATAAGATATTCATCTTTAGGATATAACTTTGAAATAAAAAGCCCTGTTCAAATTAAAAAGGTAACTGTTCAAAACGTGATAGGAATGATAAAAGGGAAAGACGAAAGCCTCCCTCCTGTCATTTTATCAGCCCATTTTGATCATGTTGGTTTTGATGCTGACAACATCATATACCCTGGTGCCTTTGATAATGCCTCTGGTACAGCTCTTTTAATTGAATTTGCAAGGATTTTAAAATCATTAAAGGATAATAAAAGAACTATTATATTTGCAGCCTTCAATGGCGAAGAAGAAGGGCTTTTAGGTTCAAAGTATTTTGTTGAACATTGTCCTATAGATATCAAAGGAGCTCAATGTATTAACTTTGATATGGTAGGATCAAAAGACAAAATACCCCTCTCAATACTTTCCCTTGAAAACAGCAACAGGTTCGTATTAGACATATATAAAATAATATCTCCATTATCTAAAGTTGAAATAATTTATAATGACAACAGTGACCACGCATCTTTTTGTAAAATTGGAGTTGATTCTGTAACCTTAATTCATGATAATATAAGCAAAATCCATACTCCAAAAGACACTATAGAAAATGTAGATATTGATAGAATAAAAGAAGTATATGATGTAGCAGAAGCCTTTTTAAAATCAAAGGATGTAATTATGGTATCTGCCCAGAGTAATAATCAATACTTTTTATATAGGAAAGTCATTATAATATTAGGAGCCATAATTCTATCATTATCTTTTATACTCTATTTTAAAAGAAGGAATTTATAA
- a CDS encoding Tex family protein, protein MADIIHSLSREFNIKEWQVKNTIELIDSGNTIPFIARYRKEATGELDDTVLRNFYDKLMYLRNLENRKNEVIRLIEEQGKLTDEIKKSIEDAVSITEVDDIYRPFRPKKRTRATIAKEKGLEPLAAIMIAQEFNISLKDEASKYINEELGVLSIDEAINGALDIIAEDISDNADYRKEIRFMTFRDGLLTSKALKEETSPYEMYYKYSEAVNRIVPHRILAINRGEREEFLSVKIEAPVDKIISYLESNIIKRQGEETEYLKSAIKDSYSRLIAPSIEREIRNELTEKAEEQAIKVFSTNLRSLLMQPPISGKVVLGFDPGFRTGCKIAVVDETGKLLDTATIYSTAPQNDIEGSTKILKELIYKYDVDIISLGNGTASRESELFISDVIKQVEIESGKKVYYVIVSEAGASVYSASEIAAKEFPDINVSLRGAISIARRLQDPLAELVKIDPKSIGVGQYQHDVSQKRLDESLKGIVEDCVNSVGVDLNTASASLLTYISGINSAIAKNIVEYREQNGKFKSRSELLKVKRLGEKAFEQCAGFLRILDGENILDNTAVHPESYQAAKRLLEVLGYNLEDVKNRKLSDIDEKVKIKGIENLAIELNVGVPTLKDIISELKKPGRDPREDVPKPILMSSVMEIEHLKPGMILKGTVRNVADFGAFVDIGVHQDGLVHISEISDKYIKHPLEVLKVGDIVNVKVLDVDLRRKRISLSMKGI, encoded by the coding sequence ATGGCTGATATAATACATTCCCTATCAAGGGAATTTAATATTAAAGAATGGCAGGTTAAGAATACAATTGAGTTAATAGACAGTGGAAACACTATTCCTTTTATAGCAAGATATAGAAAGGAAGCAACAGGGGAGCTTGACGATACAGTACTGAGAAATTTTTATGATAAACTAATGTATTTAAGAAACCTTGAAAACAGAAAAAATGAGGTTATAAGGTTAATCGAAGAGCAAGGTAAACTAACTGATGAGATTAAAAAAAGTATAGAGGATGCTGTAAGTATAACTGAGGTTGATGATATCTATAGGCCATTTAGGCCAAAGAAAAGAACAAGAGCAACCATTGCAAAGGAAAAAGGATTAGAGCCCTTGGCAGCTATTATGATAGCTCAAGAGTTTAATATATCTTTAAAAGATGAAGCATCAAAATATATTAACGAAGAGCTTGGAGTTTTAAGTATAGATGAAGCAATAAATGGTGCTCTTGATATAATAGCTGAAGATATATCTGATAATGCGGATTATAGAAAAGAAATAAGGTTTATGACCTTTAGGGATGGGCTTTTAACATCTAAGGCTTTAAAGGAAGAAACTTCTCCTTACGAGATGTACTATAAATATAGTGAGGCTGTTAATAGGATTGTTCCACATAGAATACTTGCAATAAATAGAGGGGAGAGGGAAGAATTCTTATCTGTTAAAATAGAAGCTCCTGTAGATAAGATAATTTCCTACCTTGAAAGTAATATTATAAAAAGACAAGGAGAGGAAACAGAATATTTAAAGTCAGCTATAAAGGACAGTTATTCAAGACTTATAGCACCGTCAATTGAAAGAGAGATTAGAAATGAGCTTACAGAAAAGGCAGAAGAACAGGCTATAAAGGTTTTTTCAACTAATCTTAGAAGCCTTTTGATGCAACCCCCTATTTCAGGTAAGGTGGTTTTGGGATTTGACCCGGGATTTAGAACAGGATGTAAAATTGCAGTTGTTGATGAAACAGGGAAGCTACTTGATACCGCAACGATTTATTCAACAGCACCACAAAACGATATAGAGGGAAGTACAAAAATATTAAAGGAGCTCATATATAAGTATGATGTTGATATTATATCCCTTGGAAACGGAACGGCTTCAAGGGAATCAGAACTGTTTATATCAGATGTTATAAAGCAAGTGGAGATTGAAAGCGGTAAGAAAGTATATTATGTTATAGTAAGTGAGGCCGGGGCTTCAGTATACTCGGCATCAGAGATTGCAGCAAAGGAATTTCCAGATATTAACGTATCCTTAAGAGGAGCAATATCCATTGCAAGAAGGCTTCAAGATCCTCTTGCTGAGCTTGTTAAAATAGATCCAAAATCCATTGGAGTTGGACAGTATCAACATGATGTGTCACAAAAAAGGCTAGATGAAAGTTTGAAAGGAATTGTAGAGGACTGTGTAAACTCTGTTGGAGTAGATCTTAATACAGCATCAGCATCTCTTTTAACATATATATCAGGAATAAATTCTGCTATTGCTAAAAACATTGTAGAATATAGGGAGCAAAATGGTAAATTCAAAAGTCGAAGTGAGCTTTTAAAAGTTAAAAGACTTGGAGAAAAAGCATTTGAACAATGTGCAGGCTTTTTAAGAATATTAGATGGTGAAAACATACTTGACAATACTGCTGTTCATCCAGAATCATATCAAGCTGCAAAGAGACTCCTTGAGGTATTGGGATATAACCTTGAAGATGTAAAAAATAGAAAGCTAAGTGATATTGATGAGAAGGTTAAGATAAAGGGAATAGAAAATTTAGCAATAGAGCTTAATGTTGGAGTTCCAACTTTAAAAGATATAATTTCAGAGCTAAAAAAACCAGGAAGAGATCCAAGAGAGGATGTACCAAAGCCAATTTTAATGTCCTCAGTTATGGAAATAGAGCATTTAAAACCAGGAATGATATTAAAAGGAACTGTAAGAAATGTTGCTGATTTTGGAGCTTTTGTTGATATAGGGGTTCATCAGGATGGGCTTGTTCATATATCTGAGATATCAGATAAATATATAAAACATCCTCTTGAAGTTTTAAAAGTAGGAGATATAGTAAATGTCAAGGTTCTTGATGTTGATTTAAGGAGGAAAAGAATTTCTCTTTCAATGAAGGGAATATAG
- a CDS encoding sensor domain-containing diguanylate cyclase — protein MKYFYLLCTIFLLYFYIIKSIKYKEIRYLYDRTNKINKTLLKISEELANYEDINTLYKKIIDDTVKLIKGADCGSILIYNRQKDIMEYVAATSFDLDELKKVNFKIEELYLYKTTKLKSPAIIKNPRVFDSTNIGREKFNTLLLTDSLNIKSTLSAPLYINGEFYGIINVDSKKSENAFNENDIKLIKYITRLLEGAIKNVLLMNELIQITRIDKLTDIYNRRYFEELMKNEIKRCERYGNTFSLVMIDMDNFKMINDNYGHNIGDEVLKYFVYVLKHSIRATDILARYAGDEFIIVMHDSDSKKAAQKIESIREYFKKNYYSDISIEFSAGICTYWKGASLEDIIISADSSMYEDKRKRKLGSCVNI, from the coding sequence GTGAAATACTTTTATTTATTATGTACGATATTTTTACTGTATTTTTATATTATAAAATCAATAAAATATAAGGAGATAAGATATCTTTATGATAGGACTAATAAGATAAATAAAACATTGCTTAAAATATCAGAGGAGCTTGCAAACTATGAGGATATCAATACTCTTTATAAGAAGATTATAGATGATACAGTAAAACTTATAAAAGGGGCAGACTGTGGGAGCATACTTATATATAACAGACAAAAGGACATTATGGAGTATGTTGCAGCAACCTCCTTTGATTTAGATGAGCTTAAAAAGGTTAACTTTAAAATAGAAGAACTTTATCTTTATAAAACAACAAAGTTAAAATCTCCAGCTATTATTAAAAATCCTCGTGTTTTTGATAGTACAAATATAGGAAGAGAAAAATTTAACACACTTCTCTTAACAGATTCTTTAAATATCAAGTCAACATTAAGTGCGCCACTTTATATAAATGGTGAGTTTTATGGAATTATAAACGTAGATAGCAAAAAGAGCGAAAATGCATTTAATGAAAATGATATTAAACTTATTAAATATATAACAAGGCTACTTGAAGGGGCAATTAAGAATGTTCTTTTAATGAATGAGCTTATTCAGATAACAAGGATTGATAAATTAACTGACATTTATAACAGGCGTTATTTTGAAGAATTGATGAAAAATGAAATAAAAAGATGCGAAAGATATGGTAATACTTTTTCTCTTGTTATGATTGATATGGACAACTTTAAGATGATAAATGATAATTATGGTCATAATATTGGAGATGAGGTTTTAAAGTATTTTGTTTATGTTCTTAAGCATAGCATAAGAGCAACTGATATACTTGCAAGATATGCAGGGGATGAATTCATAATAGTTATGCACGACAGTGATAGTAAAAAGGCTGCTCAAAAAATTGAAAGCATAAGGGAATATTTTAAGAAAAATTACTATTCAGATATTAGCATAGAATTTAGTGCAGGTATATGTACATATTGGAAGGGGGCAAGCCTTGAGGACATAATAATAAGTGCTGATAGCAGTATGTATGAAGATAAAAGAAAAAGAAAGCTTGGCAGCTGCGTTAATATATAG
- a CDS encoding amidohydrolase, protein MILIKNGTVLSMAGENIDNGEVLIDNGKIIKVGRNLDIEGDCKVLDANGGYIMPGIIDAHCHIGMWEDAVGFEGADGNEATDPATPHLRAIDAINPMDKCFKEAYENGITCVCTGPGSANVIGGTFTVIKTKGKRIDDMIVKEPAAMKVAFGENPKSTYDDKHQMPTTRMAIAAILRDYLYKTKDYIKAKEAGKKDEDDMPDFDIKMESLIPVMEGKIPLKAHAHRADDIFTAIRIAKEFNLKLTLDHCTEGHLIADELAKEGYPAIVGPSLTERSKIELRELTFETAAVLAKAGVKIALMTDHPVIPVHYLPLCAALAVKAGLDEETALKAITINPAEILGIDDRVGSIEVGKDADIVVFNKHPFDVQSKAMYVLIDGKIVYEK, encoded by the coding sequence ATGATACTTATTAAAAATGGGACAGTTTTATCTATGGCAGGAGAAAATATTGATAATGGAGAGGTTTTAATTGATAATGGTAAAATAATTAAAGTAGGAAGGAATTTAGATATTGAAGGAGATTGTAAAGTTTTAGACGCTAATGGTGGGTATATAATGCCAGGTATTATAGATGCTCACTGCCATATAGGTATGTGGGAGGATGCAGTTGGATTTGAAGGAGCTGACGGAAATGAGGCAACAGATCCTGCAACACCCCATCTTAGAGCGATAGATGCTATAAATCCAATGGATAAATGCTTTAAAGAGGCTTATGAAAATGGTATTACCTGTGTATGTACTGGCCCTGGAAGTGCTAATGTTATTGGAGGAACCTTTACAGTTATAAAAACTAAGGGAAAAAGAATTGATGATATGATAGTAAAAGAGCCTGCAGCTATGAAGGTTGCCTTTGGCGAAAACCCCAAGTCAACTTATGATGATAAGCATCAGATGCCAACTACAAGAATGGCAATAGCTGCAATACTTAGGGATTATCTATACAAAACAAAGGATTATATAAAGGCTAAAGAGGCTGGAAAAAAAGATGAGGATGATATGCCGGATTTTGATATTAAAATGGAAAGCTTAATTCCTGTTATGGAAGGGAAAATTCCTTTAAAGGCCCACGCACACAGGGCAGATGATATATTTACAGCAATAAGAATTGCTAAAGAGTTCAATTTAAAATTAACTCTTGATCATTGTACTGAAGGACATTTGATTGCTGATGAACTTGCAAAGGAAGGTTATCCAGCAATAGTTGGACCATCTCTTACTGAAAGATCAAAGATAGAGCTTAGAGAACTAACCTTTGAAACAGCTGCAGTCCTTGCAAAGGCAGGGGTTAAAATAGCTCTTATGACGGATCATCCTGTAATTCCTGTACACTATCTACCTCTTTGTGCAGCTCTTGCAGTAAAGGCTGGTCTTGATGAGGAAACTGCTTTAAAAGCTATAACTATAAATCCAGCTGAGATATTAGGTATTGATGATAGGGTTGGTTCTATTGAGGTTGGAAAGGATGCAGATATTGTAGTGTTTAATAAACATCCATTTGATGTACAATCAAAAGCAATGTATGTACTTATAGATGGAAAAATTGTATATGAGAAATAA
- a CDS encoding Crp/Fnr family transcriptional regulator codes for MVNYELYKEIVSSYSNNTKEDIQYYKKFIEENLQNKYKKILYIKDEIIIKEGIIDDYIYFIERGKVVLVKKGLYDRKFCYGYLFSGDFFGHSSFINMPEVVSYKALTNCYIYAIQKEPIKQLIQNNEAIREEFQRIIVNSIRTMTLRQGSLATGECRTSFVNFVKEYFKDYSKIDENGHIIVTLDINLAQIASILNMTRETLSRIVSEMKKEKIIETKRKYIKILDLSRFVV; via the coding sequence ATGGTAAACTATGAACTTTACAAAGAGATAGTATCTTCTTATTCTAACAATACTAAGGAAGATATACAATATTATAAAAAGTTTATTGAGGAAAATCTTCAAAATAAATATAAAAAAATTTTATATATAAAGGATGAGATTATTATTAAGGAAGGCATTATTGACGATTATATCTATTTTATTGAAAGAGGCAAGGTGGTTTTAGTTAAAAAAGGCTTATACGATAGGAAGTTCTGTTATGGTTATCTTTTTTCAGGAGATTTTTTTGGACATTCTTCCTTTATTAATATGCCGGAAGTTGTAAGTTATAAAGCCCTTACTAATTGTTACATCTATGCAATTCAAAAAGAACCTATAAAACAATTAATTCAAAATAATGAGGCTATAAGGGAGGAATTTCAAAGGATTATTGTAAATTCTATTAGAACTATGACTTTAAGGCAGGGAAGCCTTGCAACAGGTGAATGTAGAACCTCCTTTGTAAATTTTGTAAAGGAATATTTTAAGGATTATAGTAAAATAGATGAAAATGGTCATATTATTGTAACCCTTGATATTAATCTTGCACAAATAGCTTCTATACTAAATATGACAAGGGAGACTCTATCAAGAATAGTTTCTGAGATGAAAAAAGAAAAGATAA
- the prfB gene encoding peptide chain release factor 2 (programmed frameshift), translating into MHIAFEEYYIAINPMKETLKEVGASLDIAGLKKEIELLEDKMQQGDFWNDIENAQRVVQKSKALKDKVERYEKLLSRVEDLQVLIEISDEAEDLSTLDEIKAEKEDIEKKIEELRIETLLSGEYDKNNAIITIHAGAGGTEACDWASMLLRMYTRWASAKGYTVNTLDYLPGDEAGVKSVTLEITGEYAYGYLKSEKGVHRLVRISPFDAAGKRHTSFASLEVLPEITPEQDIEIRAEDLKIDTYRSGGAGGQYVNKTESAIRITHIPTGIIVQCQNERSQHANREAAMKMLKSKLIELKERAHKEKIEDLTGELKDIGWGSQIRSYVFQPYTMVKDHRTGIEVGNIQAVMDGEIDEFINAYLKWQAAGGN; encoded by the exons ATGCATATAGCATTTGAAGAATACTATATTGCAATAAACCCTATGAAGGAAACTTTAAAAGAAGTGGGGGCTTCTCTT GACATCGCTGGTTTAAAGAAGGAGATTGAACTACTTGAAGATAAAATGCAGCAAGGGGATTTTTGGAATGATATTGAAAATGCTCAAAGGGTTGTTCAAAAATCTAAAGCATTAAAGGATAAGGTTGAAAGATATGAAAAGCTTTTAAGTAGGGTTGAGGACCTTCAGGTTTTAATTGAGATATCCGATGAAGCTGAGGATTTATCTACTCTTGATGAAATAAAAGCTGAAAAGGAAGATATTGAAAAGAAGATAGAAGAGCTTAGGATTGAAACTCTTCTATCTGGAGAATATGATAAAAACAATGCAATAATTACCATACATGCAGGTGCAGGGGGAACAGAGGCTTGCGATTGGGCTTCCATGCTTCTTAGAATGTATACAAGATGGGCAAGTGCTAAAGGATATACGGTTAACACTTTAGATTACCTTCCAGGAGATGAGGCTGGAGTTAAAAGCGTAACTCTTGAGATTACAGGAGAATATGCTTATGGATATTTGAAATCAGAAAAAGGAGTTCACAGGTTAGTTAGGATATCACCATTCGATGCAGCAGGCAAAAGGCATACCTCCTTTGCTTCCCTTGAAGTTCTACCTGAGATAACACCAGAGCAGGATATTGAGATTAGAGCAGAGGATCTTAAAATAGATACCTACCGTTCAGGTGGTGCAGGTGGACAGTATGTTAATAAAACTGAATCTGCAATAAGGATTACTCATATTCCAACAGGAATTATTGTTCAGTGCCAAAATGAGCGTTCCCAGCATGCAAATAGGGAGGCGGCTATGAAAATGCTAAAGTCTAAGCTCATTGAACTTAAAGAAAGGGCACATAAGGAAAAGATTGAAGATTTAACTGGGGAACTTAAGGATATAGGTTGGGGAAGCCAAATACGTTCTTATGTTTTTCAACCATATACAATGGTAAAGGATCATAGAACAGGGATAGAAGTAGGGAACATTCAAGCTGTAATGGATGGAGAGATAGACGAATTTATAAACGCATATTTAAAATGGCAGGCAGCAGGAGGCAATTGA
- a CDS encoding IS30 family transposase, translated as MVHKNNYNTPIRSFKHLKSYERGEIFALLKEGKSIRYIAKKLGRSPSTISREIKRGTVSQLKSDLSYYSSYFPETGQAVYKNHRSNCGAKIKLAKVETFIKFAEEKIRKNNWSVDTVVGYCKTDPSWKDEFIVSTKTLYNYIDRGFLSIRNIDLPLKTHLKPKKKRIRENKRLLGKSIDLRPEQINSRQEFGHWEIDTVIGKKSGDKALLTLTERKSRYEIIMLLDNKDAKSVDDSIKRLMEVYKDNFKKIFKSITADNGVEFSNLQFILKKYDVEVYYTHPFSSFERGTNERHNGLIRRFIPKGKSIKDISIDTIKRIQNWMNTLPRKLLNYKTPEKFFYEELLKIA; from the coding sequence ATGGTTCATAAAAATAATTATAACACACCTATACGTTCTTTTAAACATCTGAAATCTTATGAACGTGGAGAAATTTTTGCCTTGCTTAAAGAAGGTAAAAGTATTCGTTATATTGCTAAAAAATTAGGACGAAGTCCAAGTACTATAAGCCGTGAAATTAAACGTGGTACTGTATCACAATTAAAAAGTGATTTATCTTATTATTCAAGTTATTTCCCTGAAACTGGGCAAGCTGTCTATAAAAATCACCGCTCAAATTGCGGAGCAAAAATTAAATTGGCTAAAGTAGAAACCTTTATAAAATTTGCAGAAGAAAAAATCCGTAAAAATAATTGGTCTGTTGATACTGTCGTTGGTTATTGCAAAACTGATCCTTCTTGGAAAGATGAGTTCATTGTTTCAACTAAGACCTTATATAACTATATTGATAGAGGATTTTTATCTATACGTAATATAGATTTACCTTTAAAAACACATTTAAAACCTAAAAAGAAAAGAATTAGGGAGAACAAACGCCTTTTAGGTAAAAGTATTGATTTAAGGCCTGAACAAATTAATTCTCGTCAAGAATTTGGACATTGGGAAATAGATACTGTTATAGGTAAAAAATCAGGCGATAAAGCTCTTTTAACTTTAACAGAACGTAAATCCCGTTATGAAATAATAATGCTTTTAGATAATAAAGATGCTAAGTCTGTTGATGATTCTATAAAGAGACTTATGGAAGTATATAAGGATAATTTTAAAAAGATTTTCAAGAGTATTACGGCAGATAATGGAGTTGAATTTAGTAATTTACAATTCATTCTTAAAAAATATGATGTTGAGGTATATTATACCCATCCCTTTTCTTCTTTTGAAAGAGGAACTAACGAACGACATAATGGTCTTATACGTCGTTTTATCCCTAAGGGAAAGAGTATAAAGGATATATCTATTGATACCATTAAAAGAATTCAAAATTGGATGAATACACTCCCACGAAAATTACTAAATTACAAAACTCCTGAAAAATTTTTTTACGAGGAATTATTAAAAATAGCCTAA